In Corylus avellana chromosome ca2, CavTom2PMs-1.0, the following proteins share a genomic window:
- the LOC132172727 gene encoding heavy metal-associated isoprenylated plant protein 7-like — protein MGEEKKEEEKKEEKKEEEKKEEKKEEEPPEIVLKVDMHCEACARKVARALKGFEGVEDVTTDSKASKVVVKGKAADPIKVCERLQKKSGRKVEIISPLPKPAEENKEENKEQKEEKKEEPPAVITVVLKIRMHCDACAQGIQKRIRKIQGVESVETDLANDQVVVKGVVDPAMLVDYVYKRTRKQASIVKDEEKKEEEKKEEERKEEKEGDKKDGEEGNAEDDKKSDIKRSEYWPSKHLLEYAYAYPPQIFSDENPNACSVM, from the exons ATGGGTGAA gagaagaaggaagaggaaaagaaagaagaaaagaaggaagaagagaaaaaggaagaaaagaaggaagaagaaccACCGGAGATTGTTCTCAAGGTTGATATGCATTGTGAGGCCTGTGCTAGGAAAGTGGCAAGAGCCTTGAAAGGATTTGAAG GAGTGGAAGATGTAACAACAGACAGCAAGGCCAGCAAAGTGGTGGTGAAAGGGAAGGCAGCAGACCCCATAAAGGTGTGCGAAAGGCTACAAAAGAAAAGTGGCAGAAAGGTGGAGATAATTTCACCTTTGCCAAAACCCGCTGAGGAGAAcaaggaagaaaacaaagaacaaaaggaagagaaaaaagaagag CCTCCTGCTGTTATAACAGTCGTACTAAAAATTCGAATGCATTGCGATGCATGCGCTCAAGGTATACAGAAGCGAATCCGGAAAATTCAAG GTGTTGAATCAGTGGAAACAGACTTAGCTAATGATCAGGTAGTCGTAAAAGGCGTCGTCGATCCGGCGATGCTGGTTGATTATGTGTACAAGAGAACCAGAAAGCAAGCCTCCATAGTGAaggatgaagaaaagaaagaagaggagaagaaagaagaggaaaggaaggaagaaaaagagggagaCAAGAAGGATGGTGAAGAAGGCAATGCAGAGGACGACAAGAAGAGTGATATCAAGCGAAGTGAATATTGGCCATCCAAGCACTTGTTGGAGTATGCATATGCATACCCACCTCAGATTTTCAGTGATGAGAATCCCAATGCTTGCTCTGTTATGTGA
- the LOC132170200 gene encoding heavy metal-associated isoprenylated plant protein 43-like, whose amino-acid sequence MGEKGTTIMELKVDLQCRHCYKKVKKVLCKFPQIHDQIYNEKKNTVTIKVVCCCPEKTMQKIRCKGGNCIKCIKIVPPPPPPPPPPPPPPPPPPPPPPPCKVVPVLVPVCPPVYPTGVCCRECSEGVSGGPCLQGHGQPRPCYVGYGRPVCDSYGTCGCNRGCYVSRCDYFSEENPSGCTVM is encoded by the exons ATGGGAGAAAAG GGTACAACAATAATGGAGCTGAAGGTTGATCTTCAGTGCCGTCACTGCTACAAGAAGGTGAAGAAGGTTCTATGTAAATTCCCTC AAATACATGATCAGATATACAACGAGAAGAAAAACACTGTGACAATCAAAGTCGTTTGCTGCTGTCCTGAAAAGACTATGCAAAAGATACGCTGCAAGGGTGGCAATTGCATTAAGTGCATTAAGATCGTACCACCGCCTCCGCCTCCGCCTCCGCCACc CccgcctcctccaccaccaccgccaccgccaccgcctCCTTGCAAGGTCGTTCCTGTGCTTGTACCGGTTTGCCCACCGGTTTACCCGACTGGTGTGTGTTGTAGGGAATGTTCTGAGGGTGTTAGTGGGGGCCCGTGCTTGCAAGGCCATGGCCAACCACGCCCATGTTATGTGGGCTATGGGCGGCCAGTATGTGATAGTTATGGTACCTGCGGTTGCAATAGGGGCTGCTATGTTAGCCGCTGTGATTACTTTTCTGAAGAAAATCCATCGGGATGCACAGTCATGTAA